A genomic window from Streptomyces sp. NBC_01429 includes:
- a CDS encoding GntR family transcriptional regulator, protein MPSAPAPAPVVPVKPPPAAERVYSHIKEAVLDRRYEGGTLLTEGELADAVGVSRTPVREALLKLEVEGLIKLYPKKGALVLAVSAQEIADVVETRLLVEEFAVRKAVPASAALIARLEERLEEQRRRAEDGDLAAVAVSDRSFHAEIVRNAGNQILLKLYDQLRDRQLRMGVAVLEAHPDRIAKNVTEHAEMLEAIRAGDADRAAACVRSHVGRVKVLVRGEAR, encoded by the coding sequence ATGCCATCCGCGCCCGCCCCCGCCCCCGTCGTGCCCGTGAAACCGCCACCCGCCGCCGAGCGGGTCTACAGCCACATCAAGGAAGCGGTGCTCGACCGCCGCTACGAGGGCGGCACCCTGCTCACCGAGGGGGAGTTGGCGGACGCGGTCGGGGTGTCCCGTACTCCTGTGCGCGAGGCGCTGCTCAAGCTGGAGGTCGAGGGGCTGATCAAGCTCTACCCGAAGAAGGGCGCCCTCGTGCTGGCCGTCTCCGCGCAGGAGATCGCGGATGTCGTCGAGACGCGGCTGCTGGTGGAGGAGTTCGCCGTACGGAAGGCCGTGCCCGCGTCCGCCGCGCTGATCGCCCGGCTGGAGGAGCGGCTGGAGGAGCAGCGCCGGCGGGCCGAGGACGGGGATCTCGCGGCGGTGGCCGTGAGCGACCGGAGCTTCCACGCCGAGATCGTGCGCAACGCCGGTAACCAGATCCTGCTGAAGCTGTACGACCAGCTCAGGGACCGGCAGTTGCGGATGGGGGTCGCCGTGCTGGAGGCGCACCCGGACCGTATCGCCAAGAACGTCACCGAGCACGCCGAGATGCTCGAAGCCATCAGGGCGGGCGACGCCGACCGCGCCGCCGCCTGCGTGCGGAGCCATGTCGGCCGGGTCAAGGTGCTGGTCAGGGGGGAAGCCCGGTGA
- a CDS encoding maleylpyruvate isomerase family mycothiol-dependent enzyme: protein MTVHPSLQNYADAWTHSIEAIVELVQPLVEGEWNRRTPCPGWSVRDIVSHVIGMECEMLGDPRPIHSLPRDLYHVQSEFTRYMEMQVDVRRHHTAPEIVSELEYTIIRRNRQMRNETRSPETMVPAPLRTQQTLESAMRARAFDLWVHEQDLRTTLSKPGNIDSPGALVARDVLLAALPKVVAKDAGAPPNSAVVIDVTGPLEFLRTVRVNADGRGSIDGSPSLGPVVTLATDWDTYFRLACGRVRPAAVADQIKIDGDEELAAAILREFAVTP, encoded by the coding sequence GTGACCGTCCATCCCAGCCTTCAGAACTACGCCGATGCCTGGACCCATTCCATCGAGGCCATAGTCGAGCTGGTGCAGCCACTCGTCGAAGGCGAGTGGAACCGGCGCACGCCGTGCCCCGGCTGGTCCGTACGGGACATCGTCTCGCATGTCATCGGCATGGAGTGCGAGATGCTCGGGGATCCACGGCCCATTCACTCGCTGCCACGCGATCTCTACCATGTGCAGAGCGAGTTCACCCGCTACATGGAGATGCAGGTCGACGTCCGGCGCCACCACACCGCGCCGGAGATCGTCTCGGAGCTGGAGTACACGATCATCCGCCGCAACCGGCAGATGAGGAACGAGACCCGCTCGCCCGAGACCATGGTCCCGGCGCCGCTGCGCACCCAGCAGACCCTGGAATCCGCCATGCGGGCGCGGGCGTTCGACCTCTGGGTGCACGAGCAGGATCTGCGGACGACGCTCAGCAAGCCCGGCAACATCGACTCCCCCGGCGCCCTGGTCGCCCGGGACGTGCTGCTGGCCGCGCTGCCGAAGGTGGTGGCCAAGGACGCGGGGGCGCCGCCGAATTCGGCGGTCGTGATCGATGTGACGGGCCCTCTGGAGTTCCTCCGTACGGTCAGGGTGAACGCGGACGGGCGCGGCTCGATCGACGGTTCACCGTCGCTCGGTCCCGTGGTGACGCTGGCGACGGACTGGGACACGTACTTCCGGCTGGCGTGCGGGCGGGTCCGGCCGGCGGCGGTCGCCGACCAGATCAAGATCGACGGTGACGAGGAGCTGGCGGCGGCGATCCTGCGCGAGTTCGCGGTGACGCCGTAG
- a CDS encoding MFS transporter, which yields MSSAVSVTLPGDPPGGRRAAWVWGIGVAVYFVAVIFRTSLGVAGLDAADRFQVNASALSTFSILQLLVYAGMQIPVGLMVDRLGTKKVLTLGVVLFTVGQLGFAFSPSYGTALASRALLGCGDAMTFISVLRLGTRWFPARRGPMIAQIAALFGMAGNLVSTIFISRTLHGLGWTTTFAGSALAGVAVLVLMLLFLKDHPEGHEPPPAEHAGAAYVRRQISASWREPGTRLGMWVHFTTQFPAMFFLLLWGMPFLVEAQGLSRAVAGELLTLIVLSNMVVGLVYGQVIARHHAARTPLALGTVAATALLWAATLLNSGAHAPMWLLIALCAVLGACGPASMIGFDFARPANPPERQGTASGIVNMGGFVASMTTLLAVGVILDATGDNYRIAFSSVFVLEAIGVVQILRLRDRTARRERERLVASRVEAVHVPV from the coding sequence GTGAGCAGTGCCGTCTCCGTCACCCTGCCCGGCGATCCGCCCGGTGGCCGCCGCGCCGCCTGGGTCTGGGGCATCGGCGTCGCCGTCTACTTCGTCGCCGTCATCTTCCGTACGAGCCTGGGGGTGGCCGGTCTCGACGCCGCCGACCGGTTCCAGGTAAACGCCTCGGCCCTGTCGACCTTCTCCATCCTCCAACTGCTCGTGTACGCGGGCATGCAGATACCCGTCGGCCTCATGGTCGACCGGCTCGGCACCAAGAAGGTGCTCACGCTGGGCGTGGTCCTCTTCACCGTCGGACAGCTGGGCTTCGCCTTCTCCCCCTCGTACGGCACGGCCCTCGCCTCCCGCGCGCTGCTCGGCTGCGGCGACGCGATGACGTTCATCAGCGTGCTGCGGCTCGGCACCCGCTGGTTCCCGGCCCGCCGCGGGCCGATGATCGCTCAGATCGCCGCCCTCTTCGGCATGGCCGGCAACCTCGTCTCCACCATCTTCATCTCCCGCACCCTGCACGGCCTCGGCTGGACGACCACCTTCGCCGGCAGCGCGCTCGCCGGGGTGGCCGTGCTCGTCCTGATGCTCCTCTTCCTCAAGGACCACCCGGAGGGCCACGAGCCGCCGCCCGCCGAACACGCGGGCGCCGCCTACGTACGGAGGCAGATCAGCGCGTCCTGGCGCGAGCCCGGCACCCGGCTCGGGATGTGGGTGCACTTCACCACCCAGTTCCCCGCGATGTTCTTCCTGCTGCTGTGGGGGATGCCGTTCCTCGTGGAGGCGCAGGGCCTGTCGCGCGCCGTCGCGGGTGAGCTGCTCACCCTGATCGTGCTCTCCAACATGGTCGTCGGCCTGGTGTACGGGCAGGTCATCGCCCGGCACCACGCGGCCAGGACCCCGCTCGCGCTGGGGACCGTCGCTGCGACCGCGCTGCTCTGGGCGGCCACGCTGCTGAACTCCGGCGCGCACGCCCCGATGTGGCTGCTGATCGCGCTCTGCGCGGTCCTCGGGGCGTGCGGTCCCGCGTCGATGATCGGTTTCGACTTCGCCCGGCCGGCGAACCCGCCGGAGCGTCAGGGAACGGCCTCCGGAATCGTCAACATGGGCGGTTTCGTCGCCTCGATGACGACGCTGCTCGCGGTCGGCGTGATCCTGGACGCGACCGGCGACAACTACCGGATCGCCTTCTCGTCCGTCTTCGTCCTCGAAGCGATCGGGGTCGTACAGATCCTGCGGCTGCGCGACCGCACGGCCCGCCGGGAGCGGGAGCGGCTGGTGGCGAGCCGGGTGGAGGCCGTGCACGTACCCGTGTGA
- a CDS encoding carbon-nitrogen family hydrolase, whose protein sequence is MRASLLQIAVDPGESADSRRRRVATLVREQRGVDLVVLPELWPVGAFAYESFAEEAEPADGPTFAAVSRAARDAAVWLHAGSVVERAGDGRLYNTSLVISPAGELVRTYRKIHRFGFDKGEATLMDAGDTLVTVDVPASGSRPRTTLGLATCYDLRFPELFRGLVDAGAQLLVVPAGWPARRRSHWTLLARARAVENQAYVLACATAGTHAGVEQSGHSVVVDPWGEVLAEAGTGEEVLTVEFDPGTVATTRERFPVLRDRRLGLAPPSGA, encoded by the coding sequence GTGCGCGCTTCCCTGCTCCAGATCGCAGTAGACCCGGGCGAATCGGCCGATTCCCGCAGGCGCCGTGTTGCCACGCTGGTACGGGAGCAGCGTGGCGTCGATCTCGTCGTCCTGCCGGAGCTGTGGCCCGTCGGGGCGTTCGCGTACGAATCCTTCGCCGAGGAGGCGGAACCGGCCGACGGTCCGACGTTCGCGGCGGTGTCGCGGGCGGCCCGCGACGCGGCGGTCTGGCTGCACGCCGGTTCGGTGGTCGAGCGGGCGGGGGACGGCCGGCTGTACAACACCTCGCTCGTCATCTCCCCCGCCGGTGAGCTGGTCCGTACGTACCGCAAGATCCACCGCTTCGGCTTCGACAAGGGCGAGGCGACGCTGATGGACGCGGGCGACACGCTCGTCACCGTGGACGTGCCCGCGAGCGGCTCCCGGCCGCGGACCACGCTCGGCCTCGCCACCTGCTACGACCTGCGCTTCCCCGAACTGTTCCGCGGCCTGGTCGACGCGGGCGCGCAACTGCTCGTCGTCCCCGCCGGCTGGCCCGCCCGCCGGCGCTCGCACTGGACGCTGCTGGCGCGGGCCCGCGCCGTGGAGAACCAGGCGTACGTCCTGGCCTGCGCCACCGCCGGTACGCACGCGGGCGTGGAGCAGTCGGGCCACAGCGTGGTCGTGGACCCCTGGGGCGAGGTACTCGCCGAGGCGGGGACGGGCGAGGAGGTGCTGACGGTCGAATTCGACCCCGGTACGGTCGCCACGACCCGCGAGCGGTTCCCGGTGCTGCGGGACCGGAGGCTGGGACTGGCCCCTCCGTCCGGCGCCTGA
- a CDS encoding LURP-one-related/scramblase family protein yields the protein MKYLVRDKIFAIGDDYWIEDEQGRQAFLVDGKALRLRDTLELKDPSGRVLITLRKKLISLRDTMTIERDDETLATIRKKRLSLLRNHYRVSLADGSELDVSGKILDREFAVEYDGELLAHISRRWLRVRETYGVDVVREDADHALLIAVAVCVIRMAEKEREDD from the coding sequence ATGAAATATCTCGTGCGCGACAAGATCTTCGCGATCGGCGACGACTACTGGATCGAGGACGAGCAGGGCCGGCAGGCCTTCCTCGTCGACGGCAAGGCGCTGCGCCTGCGGGACACCCTGGAGCTGAAGGACCCCTCGGGTCGGGTGCTGATCACGCTCCGCAAGAAGCTGATCAGCCTGCGGGACACGATGACCATCGAGCGGGACGACGAGACGCTCGCGACCATCCGCAAGAAGCGCCTCTCGCTGCTGCGCAACCACTACCGCGTGAGCCTCGCCGACGGCAGCGAGCTGGATGTGAGCGGGAAGATCCTCGACCGGGAGTTCGCGGTCGAGTACGACGGCGAGCTGCTGGCGCACATCTCGCGCCGCTGGCTGCGGGTGCGGGAGACGTACGGGGTGGATGTCGTACGGGAGGACGCGGACCACGCGCTGCTGATCGCGGTGGCGGTGTGCGTGATCCGGATGGCGGAGAAGGAACGCGAGGACGACTGA